The genomic segment CCGGTCTTATTTCTCGCCGGAAAAAACCAGAAAAGCGCTGGAAGGAAAACCGCTTTTTATCGGTAACATCATGGCTGCCTCACTGGGTGTAGTAACGCCCTTTTGCAGCTGTTCTGCCATTCCCCTCTTCATTGGATTTGTAGAAAGCGGCATTCCCCTGGGTGTTACGTTTTCTTTTCTGGTCGCCGCTCCCATGATCAACGAAGTCGCGCTGGTTTTGCTCTTCGGACTTTTCGGCTGGAAAACGGCCCTGCTTTATGCAGGTACCGGTTTGATTATCGCGATTGTTTCCGGCTGGGTGATCGGCAAGCTTAAGGTAGAGCGCTTCGTCGAGGAATGGGTTTATGAAATAAAAGCCGGTGATTTTCAGCTGGCGGAAGAAACAGTCACCTTTCACGACAGAATCCAGGCGGGCTATACGGCTGTGGTGGATATTGTTTCCAAGGTCTGGATTTACATTGTGGCGGGTATTGCGGTCGGCGCTGCTGTTCACGGGTACGTGCCGGAAAACTTCATGGCCTCCTTCATGGGCAAAGACGCCTGGTGGTCGGTTCCTCTGGCCGTCCTCATCGGCGTACCGCTCTATTCCAACGCAGCCGGCATTATCCCGATTCTTCAGGCATTGCTCGGAAAGGGCGCCGCTCTCGGTACCGCGCTGGCCTTTATGATGTCAACCATTGGTCTTTCGCTGCCCGAAATGATTATATTGAAGAAAGTTATCAAACTGCCGCTTATTATTATTTTTGTCAGTGTCGTTGCCACAGGCATTATGATTGTAGGATTTCTGTTTAACTGGATTTATTAGCAAAAATAATCAGCAGGCAGTCTTGCATCATGTTGCCTGGTGAACGTAAAAATAAAAAATGGGGGAGAAAAGATGGGCGGAAAACTTGATATGAAAGATCTATCAGTCGGTTTTATCGGCGGTGGCCGGATCACGCAATTGTTCATGGAAGCATGGAATAATCAGGGTAAACTCCCGAAAAAGGTATGGGTCAGCGACAATAATGCAGCAGTGTTAGAAAGTCTAAAAAAGAAATATTCACATATCGAAACAGCCCTTGCGGATAACAGCAAGCCGTCATCCTGCGATCTGGTGTTTCTGGCGCTGCATCCGCCGGCCATTGCCGCCGTCCTTGATGAAATAAAGGGTAAACTGAAATCCTCCGCTTTTTTTATATCCCTTGCGCCGAAAATATCCATGGAAAAAATGTCATCGGCATTGGGCGGCTTTACCAGAATTGTCCGGATGATTCCCAATGCGCCGTCTGTTATCCATGAGGGGTATAACCCTGTTTGCTTCGCTCCGGCTTTAAGCGAGAATGAGCGAAGCAGTCTTTTACACCTTTTCAAAATATGGGGTGAAAGCCCGGAAGTGGACGAAGAAAAACTCGAAGCCTACGCGATTCTTTCCGCGATGGGGCCGACCTATTTCTGGTTCCAGTTGCAGCAACTACGCACACTTGGCGGTTCTTTCGGTCTGACGCAAAAAGAAACGGATCAGGCGTTGTATGAAATGATCAAAGGGGCTGCAAAGACATTGCTCAAAAGCGGACGTGAGTATGACGAGGTAGTCAATCTTATTCCCGTCAAGCCGCTGGGTGAAGAAGAGCAGGGTATCCGGCAGATTTATGAAACACGCCTGAAGGGTCTGTATTCGAAACTCAAAAGCTGATGGTTGTTGCGGTTTATGGAACGGGTTTGAACCAGCATGATAGAAATGGAC from the Deltaproteobacteria bacterium HGW-Deltaproteobacteria-6 genome contains:
- a CDS encoding pyrroline-5-carboxylate reductase translates to MGGKLDMKDLSVGFIGGGRITQLFMEAWNNQGKLPKKVWVSDNNAAVLESLKKKYSHIETALADNSKPSSCDLVFLALHPPAIAAVLDEIKGKLKSSAFFISLAPKISMEKMSSALGGFTRIVRMIPNAPSVIHEGYNPVCFAPALSENERSSLLHLFKIWGESPEVDEEKLEAYAILSAMGPTYFWFQLQQLRTLGGSFGLTQKETDQALYEMIKGAAKTLLKSGREYDEVVNLIPVKPLGEEEQGIRQIYETRLKGLYSKLKS